A genomic window from Gemmatimonadota bacterium includes:
- a CDS encoding carboxypeptidase-like regulatory domain-containing protein: MRSKRAWRLLGVLFVFGTGGAPLAAQSISGGAVEGRIIDALGDPIFDAEVTLIAQSSGAQYRTVSSRGGDVLISALPPGDYDVRAEAIGYRPRLVRGVPVRPGSPSRFTVLLEPEAPPVTRVDTVAFAGGAAGWIRPGTGRWLSRFELNDLPDHGRTLADLTRFSSRFSDDLQGEGLPTRFTRFYVDGVPVEGARLPGGSGDPLAALMLPRSAFTGAEIISGDPDVEWVDWGGTIVSGLTRAGGDRGEAEAFGDYTGGPLWTSSAFEGDVPSSRSIRGGGVVSLPIVPDTTHLVVGVEGWSLETPRPAVLGTPFAGAPAELGQPYLEPFEAVTAFGRLDWTLRGGNRFHIRANAASLLGPDGAGIGTPFAPGAPGATEGQDASVGAGVYAGVGRNLALEARLSLETSTRTGLGSPGLGGADFPATTLATVGLPIGTDPALPSEVVRTAVTLAPTLHYDRGAHQIKGGGRLVVPRYTYTGTTDAAGRFVFGGTDGILSGEGAWFGADGDAATSEFTMLRLVGYIQDRWTVAPGLAVTLGLQSTTEYLPESTWNTSLVWDSLTAMGSDSVSRLSGLGTRFGFEWDVGAQGTTVLRGAAGLSFAPLDPYDVHQLLVGDGRVSVRQAFNGLDTWPDAPSGSNVFTTPRVALLGPSLEMPRTARGSVGLSRTLGAGTAVHLAGVFRRTEHLQRWADLNLALPSGTTDQLGRPIYGTLGKSGALVRSRLTLNRRFPGVERALALNTDGWSLYSAGTVAIDRHSPRTDFFASYTYSQTEDNLVGARLGSVDATLDPGLMSGGDPWAEGRSDFDVPHRFVAGLGLRLPVLAGATVAATYRFRSGDPFTPGFRPGVDPNGDGADRNDPAFGGGPDAAALLSEYTCEAAPSGQPFARNACRGPSQQGLDLRLRVTVFQLGGRAAELTFDALNLIESESGLRDTALHLVDPDASLVRAGTETVIPLLANPDFGTLLVRHDPGRFFRIGLRIGGSR; this comes from the coding sequence ATGCGGTCCAAGCGAGCCTGGCGTCTCCTCGGCGTGCTGTTCGTGTTCGGGACGGGGGGAGCCCCTCTCGCCGCCCAGAGCATCTCCGGCGGCGCAGTCGAGGGACGGATCATCGACGCGCTCGGAGATCCGATCTTCGACGCCGAGGTGACCCTGATCGCCCAGTCCTCGGGAGCCCAGTATCGAACGGTTTCGTCGCGCGGTGGCGACGTGCTCATCAGCGCCCTCCCGCCGGGGGACTACGATGTGCGCGCGGAGGCCATCGGCTACCGGCCACGCCTGGTCCGCGGGGTTCCGGTCCGACCCGGAAGCCCCTCGCGCTTCACCGTGCTGCTCGAGCCGGAGGCGCCCCCCGTGACCCGGGTGGACACGGTGGCGTTCGCCGGCGGAGCGGCCGGCTGGATCCGCCCGGGTACGGGCCGCTGGCTCTCCCGCTTCGAGCTGAACGACCTGCCCGACCACGGCCGCACGCTCGCCGACCTCACGCGCTTCTCCTCGCGGTTCTCGGACGATCTCCAGGGCGAGGGGCTGCCCACACGCTTCACGCGCTTCTACGTGGACGGCGTTCCGGTGGAGGGAGCGCGGCTTCCCGGTGGGTCGGGCGATCCGCTGGCAGCCTTGATGCTCCCGCGCTCGGCGTTCACCGGTGCGGAGATCATCTCCGGCGACCCGGATGTGGAGTGGGTGGACTGGGGGGGCACGATCGTGTCCGGCCTGACGCGCGCAGGCGGGGATCGCGGCGAGGCCGAGGCCTTCGGCGACTACACCGGCGGCCCGCTGTGGACCTCCAGCGCCTTCGAGGGGGACGTGCCTTCGAGCCGCAGCATCCGCGGCGGGGGTGTGGTCAGCCTCCCGATCGTGCCGGACACCACCCATCTGGTCGTGGGCGTGGAAGGCTGGAGCCTGGAGACGCCCCGACCGGCCGTTCTGGGTACCCCGTTCGCCGGAGCGCCGGCCGAGCTGGGCCAGCCCTACCTGGAGCCGTTCGAGGCCGTCACCGCCTTCGGTCGGCTGGACTGGACGCTCCGGGGCGGGAACCGCTTCCACATCCGCGCCAACGCGGCGTCGCTCCTGGGCCCGGACGGGGCCGGCATCGGCACGCCGTTCGCGCCGGGGGCGCCCGGGGCGACGGAAGGGCAGGACGCCAGCGTCGGCGCCGGCGTCTACGCCGGCGTGGGCCGCAACCTCGCATTGGAGGCGCGCCTCTCGCTGGAGACCAGCACCCGCACCGGCCTGGGCTCGCCCGGCCTGGGCGGCGCCGACTTCCCCGCCACGACGCTCGCCACCGTCGGCCTTCCCATCGGAACGGATCCGGCGCTTCCCTCCGAGGTGGTGCGTACCGCCGTCACCCTGGCGCCTACGCTGCACTATGACCGGGGCGCCCATCAGATCAAGGGCGGCGGTCGTCTGGTCGTTCCGCGCTACACCTACACGGGGACCACGGACGCCGCCGGTCGCTTCGTCTTCGGCGGCACGGACGGCATCCTGTCCGGAGAAGGGGCCTGGTTCGGGGCGGACGGCGATGCCGCCACGTCCGAGTTCACCATGCTGCGCCTGGTCGGCTACATCCAGGACCGCTGGACGGTCGCCCCCGGGCTGGCCGTGACGCTCGGTCTGCAGTCCACGACCGAGTACCTGCCCGAATCCACCTGGAACACCAGCCTGGTCTGGGACTCCTTGACCGCGATGGGCAGCGATTCGGTGTCCCGGCTGTCGGGACTGGGGACGCGCTTCGGCTTCGAATGGGACGTGGGGGCCCAAGGCACCACCGTGCTCCGCGGCGCCGCCGGCCTCTCCTTCGCGCCGCTCGATCCCTACGACGTGCACCAGCTGCTCGTCGGCGATGGTCGCGTGAGCGTGCGTCAGGCCTTCAACGGGCTGGACACGTGGCCGGACGCACCGTCGGGCTCGAATGTCTTCACCACCCCCCGCGTGGCCCTGCTCGGACCCTCGTTGGAGATGCCGCGCACCGCCCGGGGGAGCGTCGGGCTCAGCCGCACGCTGGGCGCCGGGACGGCCGTCCATCTCGCCGGTGTCTTCCGCCGCACGGAGCACCTGCAGCGGTGGGCGGACCTGAACCTGGCGCTGCCGTCCGGCACCACGGACCAGCTCGGACGTCCGATCTACGGGACGTTGGGGAAGTCGGGTGCGCTGGTCCGCTCGCGCCTGACGCTCAACCGTCGCTTCCCGGGCGTGGAGCGCGCGCTGGCCCTGAACACGGACGGGTGGTCCCTGTACTCGGCAGGCACGGTCGCGATCGACCGGCACTCCCCCCGTACGGACTTCTTCGCGTCGTACACGTATTCCCAGACCGAGGACAACCTGGTGGGCGCCCGTCTGGGATCCGTGGACGCCACCCTGGATCCGGGCCTGATGTCCGGAGGCGATCCCTGGGCGGAGGGTCGCTCCGACTTCGACGTGCCGCATCGCTTCGTGGCCGGTCTGGGTCTGCGACTGCCCGTCCTGGCGGGCGCCACGGTGGCGGCGACCTACCGCTTCCGCTCCGGGGATCCGTTCACCCCGGGCTTCCGCCCCGGCGTCGATCCGAACGGGGACGGTGCCGACCGCAACGACCCCGCCTTCGGTGGAGGTCCCGATGCGGCGGCCCTGCTCTCGGAGTACACCTGCGAAGCCGCGCCGTCCGGGCAGCCCTTCGCGCGCAACGCCTGTCGCGGACCCTCGCAGCAAGGACTCGACCTGCGCCTGCGCGTGACCGTGTTCCAGCTCGGAGGGCGCGCGGCCGAGCTGACGTTCGACGCGCTGAACCTCATCGAGTCGGAGTCCGGCCTGCGCGACACCGCGTTGCATCTGGTCGATCCCGATGCGTCGCTGGTGCGCGCGGGAACCGAGACCGTGATCCCCCTGCTCGCGAACCCTGATTTCGGCACCCTGCTGGTCCGCCACGATCCGGGTCGCTTCTTCCGCATCGGACTTCGCATCGGAGGCTCGCGATGA
- a CDS encoding SdrD B-like domain-containing protein, whose translation MTRARWFGMRLAALGVAVAAFACQTPETGDILEVQATGTVQGRVYFDANANRREDATDPSVPDIPVQLSVRGSREPVATQISNAQGQYQFVDLPVGSYWIDVDSTVLGDTLFVLDADTARVDVRPGATPTKGVGLSLAKVSIAEARTLPAGKKVTIEGFALNSRTVFGDSTVHLSDGPNAIRTINVFRAGIQQGDSVRLTGRTGTFMGQPVLDGVTTQILATTGTPQPTVVSTASAANAVGGTRDANHVQVRDAVVVDTVTVQTGDRIVRVNDGSGVLEVVFDEAITFNLPWLLPDSVPARLTGVLVPTGTGAWQMKPRSQADIVR comes from the coding sequence ATGACGCGCGCACGTTGGTTCGGGATGCGGCTGGCGGCGCTCGGCGTCGCGGTCGCGGCCTTCGCCTGCCAGACGCCGGAGACCGGCGACATCCTGGAGGTGCAGGCCACGGGGACCGTCCAGGGGCGGGTCTACTTCGACGCGAACGCCAACCGGCGCGAGGACGCGACGGATCCCTCCGTCCCCGACATCCCCGTACAGCTCTCCGTGCGCGGATCGCGCGAGCCGGTGGCCACACAGATCAGCAACGCACAGGGACAGTACCAGTTCGTGGACCTGCCCGTCGGATCCTACTGGATCGACGTCGACTCGACGGTGCTGGGCGACACGCTGTTCGTGCTCGACGCCGACACGGCCCGCGTCGACGTGCGGCCGGGCGCCACCCCCACGAAGGGCGTGGGCCTGTCGCTCGCCAAGGTGTCCATCGCGGAGGCGCGCACCCTACCCGCGGGAAAGAAGGTCACCATCGAAGGGTTCGCGCTGAATTCGCGCACGGTCTTCGGGGACAGCACCGTGCATCTCAGTGACGGCCCGAACGCCATCCGCACCATCAACGTCTTCCGGGCCGGCATCCAGCAGGGGGACAGCGTGCGGCTGACCGGACGGACGGGCACCTTCATGGGCCAGCCGGTGCTGGACGGCGTCACGACGCAGATCCTTGCGACCACGGGGACGCCCCAACCCACCGTGGTCTCGACGGCTTCCGCCGCCAACGCGGTCGGCGGAACGCGCGACGCCAACCACGTGCAGGTGCGGGATGCGGTGGTGGTCGATACCGTGACGGTGCAGACCGGCGACCGGATCGTCCGCGTCAACGATGGCTCGGGCGTGCTGGAGGTCGTCTTCGACGAGGCCATCACGTTCAACCTGCCCTGGTTGTTGCCCGATTCCGTGCCCGCCCGGCTGACGGGTGTGCTGGTGCCGACCGGCACGGGTGCCTGGCAGATGAAGCCGCGCTCCCAGGCGGACATCGTCCGCTGA
- a CDS encoding MFS transporter → MSEVRGRAAAALLLLAVAELLGMGVWFTASALSRELGVALALDPGAVSWLTALVQLGFVTGTALAAVLNLADVMPARLYFAGSALLAAVANALLVIAPSFESAAASRVATGVFLAGVYPPAMKMAATWFRSARGLAIGTVVGALTLGKALPFLGVGLERFGWQGVVLAASGGSALAGLMVLMLYRDGPYAFERRPFSWRLVGAVARDRGVRLATAGYLGHMWELYAMWTAIALFFADALTGRGISNAGLPSVLAFATLAAGAVGSIVAGLGADRWGRERVAAGAMAASALCALSVGWLERAPLWVLVPLTLVWGLTVVADSAQFSALVTEVAPRHAAGTALTLQTSLGFLLTMVTIQATPWAAQRFGWGPAFSALAIGPLLGIIAMVRLEGMRRRAAAPPVG, encoded by the coding sequence GTGAGCGAGGTGCGGGGTCGCGCGGCCGCGGCCCTGCTGCTGCTGGCCGTTGCGGAGCTGCTGGGGATGGGGGTCTGGTTCACCGCCAGCGCCCTGTCCCGGGAGCTGGGGGTGGCCCTCGCGTTGGATCCGGGCGCCGTGAGCTGGCTCACGGCCCTCGTACAGCTCGGGTTCGTCACGGGCACGGCACTCGCCGCAGTGCTGAACCTCGCCGACGTGATGCCGGCCCGGCTCTACTTCGCGGGCTCCGCGCTGCTCGCGGCGGTCGCCAATGCCCTGCTGGTGATCGCCCCCTCCTTCGAATCCGCGGCCGCCAGCCGCGTCGCCACCGGTGTGTTCCTGGCCGGTGTCTACCCACCCGCCATGAAAATGGCCGCGACGTGGTTCCGGTCCGCGCGGGGTCTTGCCATCGGCACCGTCGTGGGCGCGCTGACGCTCGGGAAGGCGCTCCCGTTCCTCGGGGTGGGCCTGGAGCGCTTCGGGTGGCAGGGGGTGGTGCTGGCGGCCTCGGGAGGGTCTGCCCTGGCAGGCCTGATGGTCCTCATGCTGTACCGCGACGGACCGTATGCCTTCGAACGCCGCCCGTTCTCCTGGCGCCTCGTCGGAGCGGTGGCGCGCGACCGGGGCGTGCGCCTCGCCACGGCCGGATACCTCGGGCACATGTGGGAGCTGTACGCCATGTGGACCGCGATCGCGCTCTTCTTCGCCGACGCCCTGACCGGCCGCGGGATCTCCAACGCCGGCCTTCCCAGCGTGCTGGCCTTCGCGACGCTCGCGGCCGGGGCGGTGGGCTCCATCGTGGCCGGGCTCGGGGCCGACCGCTGGGGCCGCGAACGTGTGGCCGCGGGCGCGATGGCCGCGAGCGCCTTGTGCGCCCTCAGCGTCGGCTGGCTCGAACGCGCGCCCCTGTGGGTGCTGGTGCCGCTCACGCTGGTGTGGGGCCTGACGGTCGTGGCCGATTCGGCGCAGTTCTCGGCGCTCGTCACCGAGGTGGCGCCGCGGCACGCTGCGGGCACCGCGCTGACGCTCCAGACCTCGCTGGGCTTCCTGCTCACGATGGTGACGATCCAGGCCACTCCGTGGGCGGCTCAGCGCTTCGGGTGGGGCCCGGCCTTCTCGGCGCTGGCCATCGGTCCGCTGCTCGGCATCATCGCGATGGTCCGGCTGGAGGGGATGCGGCGGCGCGCCGCCGCACCCCCGGTGGGGTGA
- a CDS encoding glycine betaine ABC transporter substrate-binding protein, whose translation MSRLAATALTGLLAAASVPPPVASAQQTPASVTVASKPFAESFVLAEVFAQLLEARGFAVARRPGLGATEIAYAAVTRGDADVYPEYTGTGLLAVLGEPPGGDPARVYGRVASESLRRHGVHWLPPLGFENTYAIAVRPETADSLGLRTLSDLARHAPDLVGGFSPDFLGRPDGLPGLRTAYDLRFAAERSLLQAVKYRALVERGVDVIDGYSTDGLIDRYGLVVLEDDRAFFPPYEASAVVSNRLWSGQPGAVAELTRLSGRLDVERMRAANRRVEVDGESPAQAAAWLLDEIGVLDAREEASASAPPRTSWLAWVGGQRDDIVENTLRHLFLVGTSLLAALAFALPLGLALERAPGLAETVIRATGTLQTLPSIALLAFMIPLLGIGVLPAIVALFLYSIFPIVRNTYTGVTGASPTAVAAARAVGMTPYQTLRHVRLPLAAPVIMAGVRTAAVINVGTATLAAFIGAGGLGDPIVAGLALSDTRLILSGAVPAALLALVVDGALAVLERVVTPPGVRRRAAASPPAGPSR comes from the coding sequence GTGAGCCGCCTGGCCGCGACGGCGCTCACCGGCCTTCTCGCCGCGGCCTCGGTCCCTCCACCGGTCGCGAGCGCGCAGCAGACGCCCGCTTCCGTCACCGTGGCCTCGAAGCCCTTCGCGGAGTCCTTCGTGCTGGCCGAGGTGTTCGCCCAGCTCCTGGAGGCCCGGGGCTTCGCCGTCGCGCGCCGGCCCGGCCTCGGGGCCACGGAGATCGCGTACGCCGCCGTCACGCGCGGGGACGCCGACGTCTACCCCGAGTACACGGGGACCGGGCTGCTCGCCGTGCTGGGCGAGCCGCCGGGAGGCGATCCCGCGCGCGTGTACGGCCGCGTGGCCTCCGAATCGCTGCGGCGCCACGGCGTGCACTGGCTGCCCCCGCTGGGCTTCGAGAACACGTACGCCATCGCCGTACGGCCCGAGACCGCCGACTCCCTGGGTCTGCGCACGCTCTCCGATCTCGCGCGACACGCGCCGGACCTGGTGGGGGGGTTCTCCCCGGACTTCCTGGGACGGCCGGACGGGTTGCCGGGGCTCCGCACGGCCTACGACCTGCGCTTCGCCGCCGAGCGCTCCCTCCTCCAGGCGGTGAAGTACCGCGCCCTGGTGGAGCGCGGGGTGGACGTGATCGACGGCTACTCCACCGATGGCCTGATCGACCGCTACGGCCTCGTGGTGCTCGAGGACGATCGCGCCTTCTTCCCTCCCTACGAAGCCAGCGCGGTGGTGAGCAACCGCCTCTGGAGCGGACAACCGGGTGCGGTGGCGGAGCTGACGCGGCTCAGCGGGCGGCTGGACGTGGAACGGATGCGGGCGGCGAATCGCCGGGTGGAGGTGGACGGGGAGAGCCCCGCCCAGGCCGCGGCCTGGCTGCTGGACGAGATCGGCGTGCTGGACGCCCGCGAGGAGGCCTCGGCCTCCGCCCCGCCCCGCACCTCCTGGCTCGCCTGGGTGGGGGGTCAGCGGGACGACATCGTCGAGAACACGCTGCGCCATCTCTTCCTGGTGGGCACGTCGCTCCTGGCAGCGCTCGCGTTCGCCCTCCCGCTGGGCCTCGCGCTCGAGCGCGCGCCGGGCCTGGCCGAGACGGTGATCCGGGCCACGGGCACGCTGCAGACCCTTCCCAGCATCGCGCTGCTCGCGTTCATGATCCCGCTGCTCGGCATCGGCGTCCTGCCCGCGATCGTCGCCCTCTTCCTCTACTCCATCTTTCCCATCGTCCGGAACACGTACACCGGCGTGACCGGCGCCAGCCCCACGGCCGTCGCCGCCGCGCGGGCCGTGGGCATGACGCCGTACCAGACGCTGCGGCACGTCCGCCTCCCACTGGCCGCCCCGGTGATCATGGCCGGGGTCCGCACGGCGGCGGTCATCAACGTGGGCACGGCCACGCTGGCGGCCTTCATCGGCGCCGGTGGCCTCGGAGATCCGATCGTCGCCGGCCTCGCGCTGTCCGACACGCGGCTCATCCTGTCCGGCGCGGTCCCGGCCGCGCTCCTGGCCCTGGTCGTGGACGGCGCGCTCGCCGTGCTGGAGCGGGTGGTCACCCCACCGGGGGTGCGGCGGCGCGCCGCCGCATCCCCTCCAGCCGGACCATCGCGATGA
- a CDS encoding ATP-binding cassette domain-containing protein, whose protein sequence is MASSVPALRAEHVTHAFGPVRALDDVSLTVERGECVALVGESGSGKTTLLTCFNRLLRPDRGRVWSNGEDVSTLDPHRLRRSIGYVPQEGGLLPHWSVLRNAATVPWLLGRPDAEAAARDALDLVGLPASGFGERFPGELSGGQRQRAAFARALAARPDVLLLDEPFGALDAITRAEQQEAFGALRRRLQVAALLVTHDLREAFLLADRIAVFRAGRIEQEASAPVLAAQPATPYVATLLHSAGLDA, encoded by the coding sequence ATGGCCTCGTCGGTTCCGGCGCTACGCGCCGAGCATGTAACACACGCGTTCGGTCCGGTCCGCGCGCTGGATGACGTCTCGCTCACCGTGGAGCGAGGAGAGTGCGTCGCGCTGGTCGGGGAGAGCGGCTCGGGGAAGACCACGCTCCTCACCTGTTTCAACCGCCTCTTGCGGCCGGACCGGGGGCGCGTGTGGTCCAACGGCGAGGACGTCTCGACGCTGGATCCGCACCGGCTCCGCCGCTCCATCGGCTACGTCCCGCAGGAAGGGGGGCTGCTGCCGCACTGGTCGGTGCTCCGCAACGCGGCCACGGTTCCCTGGCTCCTCGGCCGGCCCGACGCCGAGGCGGCCGCACGCGACGCGCTGGATCTGGTCGGGCTGCCCGCGTCCGGATTCGGCGAGCGCTTCCCGGGTGAGCTCTCCGGCGGTCAGCGCCAACGGGCGGCGTTCGCGCGCGCCCTGGCCGCCCGTCCCGACGTGCTGCTCCTGGACGAGCCGTTCGGCGCGCTCGACGCCATCACCCGCGCCGAGCAACAGGAGGCCTTCGGCGCACTGCGCCGCCGGCTCCAGGTGGCCGCGCTGCTGGTCACGCACGACCTGCGTGAGGCATTCCTGCTGGCCGATCGCATCGCGGTGTTCCGCGCCGGCCGGATCGAGCAGGAGGCGTCGGCCCCGGTTCTCGCGGCGCAGCCGGCCACGCCGTACGTGGCCACGCTCCTGCACAGCGCGGGGCTCGACGCGTGA
- the egtB gene encoding ergothioneine biosynthesis protein EgtB, whose product MPQLQEGRPLAAGEIVDLLSEARARTWLLVSTLEPEDLRRQHDPLMSPILWDLGHIGHFEEVWLHEKLGGGSATGDGEGLRGIYNPFENPRASRDRLALPTAAELQTYLGEVRRRVEERLRRADAQGDPELLAEGYVYRLVLQHEYQHNETILQTLKLKQGREWMPPRVRAFPDALERARELEGAMVRIEGGRVDIGTDDRSAAYDNERPCHTVELQPFEMDVAPVSNRAFARFVDAGGYHDASLWSSAGWAWREQEGLEAPRFWVRDGDTWGERRFDRLGPLRADHPVCHVSHHEAAAYARFVDRRLPTEHEWEAAATWDGSAGRARRFPWGDDPPDGLRTNLDALAFDTAPVGAFPEGAAPSGCEQMIGDVWEWTASDFEAYPGFRAFPYREYSEVFFGDEYKVLRGGSWATRPGAIRGTFRNWDYPIRRQIFAGFRCARDVG is encoded by the coding sequence ATGCCCCAGCTGCAGGAAGGACGTCCGCTGGCGGCGGGCGAGATCGTGGACCTCCTGAGCGAGGCCCGCGCCCGCACGTGGTTGCTGGTGTCCACGCTCGAGCCGGAGGACCTCCGGCGTCAGCACGATCCGCTGATGAGTCCGATCCTGTGGGATCTGGGGCATATCGGGCACTTCGAGGAGGTCTGGCTGCACGAGAAGCTGGGCGGCGGCTCCGCCACCGGGGACGGCGAGGGGCTACGCGGCATCTACAACCCCTTCGAGAACCCCCGTGCCTCGCGCGATCGGCTGGCGCTTCCCACCGCCGCCGAGCTGCAGACGTACCTGGGCGAGGTTCGGCGGCGGGTCGAGGAGCGGTTGCGGCGCGCGGACGCGCAGGGCGATCCGGAGTTGTTGGCGGAGGGATACGTCTACCGGTTGGTGTTGCAGCACGAGTACCAGCACAACGAGACCATCCTGCAGACCCTGAAGCTCAAGCAGGGAAGGGAATGGATGCCACCGCGGGTGCGGGCCTTCCCGGACGCGCTCGAGCGCGCGCGTGAGCTGGAGGGCGCGATGGTGCGCATCGAGGGAGGACGCGTCGACATCGGTACCGACGACCGCTCCGCGGCCTACGACAACGAGCGACCCTGTCACACGGTCGAGCTCCAGCCCTTCGAGATGGACGTGGCGCCCGTCAGCAATCGGGCGTTCGCGCGCTTCGTGGATGCGGGTGGCTATCACGACGCGTCGCTGTGGTCGTCGGCGGGGTGGGCCTGGCGCGAGCAGGAGGGGCTCGAGGCGCCTCGGTTCTGGGTCCGGGACGGCGACACGTGGGGGGAGCGGCGCTTCGACCGTCTGGGGCCCCTCCGGGCGGATCATCCCGTCTGTCATGTCTCCCACCACGAGGCCGCGGCCTACGCGCGCTTCGTGGACCGGCGCCTGCCCACCGAACACGAGTGGGAGGCGGCCGCGACCTGGGACGGCTCCGCCGGCCGGGCGCGGCGCTTCCCCTGGGGAGACGATCCCCCGGATGGGTTGCGGACCAACCTGGATGCGCTGGCGTTCGACACCGCGCCTGTCGGTGCCTTTCCGGAAGGCGCAGCGCCGTCGGGCTGCGAACAGATGATCGGCGATGTCTGGGAGTGGACCGCGAGCGACTTCGAAGCCTACCCGGGCTTTCGTGCCTTTCCATATCGCGAGTACTCCGAGGTGTTCTTCGGAGACGAGTACAAGGTGCTGCGCGGCGGTTCCTGGGCCACGCGGCCCGGTGCCATCCGGGGCACGTTCCGCAACTGGGATTACCCGATCCGCCGGCAGATCTTCGCCGGTTTCCGGTGCGCACGCGATGTCGGCTGA
- the egtD gene encoding L-histidine N(alpha)-methyltransferase translates to MSAERVALLEGLSATPKRVSSKYFYDERGSELFERITELPEYYPTRTERALLETWAPERLPLLRPVRLVELGAGSAEKTELLLDVLVRQARERGSPACYVPVDVSGDFLERTAERLRRRWPDLRVEPLVADITAPLPLEPAREGASLVAFLGSTIGNFHADQAARLLARVRATLGAEDHLLLGVDLKPGPGKTVAELEAAYDDAQGVTAAFNLNVLHVLNRRFDGDFDAARFAHLALYDEAHERVEMHLVAQEAHTVRIAGQDVRFEAGERLRTEISCKYDRAGITALFARAGLDLVQWTTDAHGRFGLALAAPAD, encoded by the coding sequence ATGTCGGCTGAGCGCGTGGCGCTGCTGGAAGGACTGTCGGCGACCCCGAAGCGGGTGTCGTCCAAGTACTTCTACGACGAGCGCGGATCGGAGTTGTTCGAACGCATCACGGAGCTGCCGGAGTACTACCCCACCCGCACGGAGCGCGCGCTGCTCGAGACGTGGGCACCCGAGCGACTCCCGCTGCTGCGCCCGGTGCGGCTGGTGGAGCTGGGTGCGGGGAGCGCCGAGAAGACCGAGCTGCTCCTGGACGTGCTCGTGCGCCAGGCACGCGAGCGCGGCTCACCGGCCTGCTACGTCCCGGTGGACGTCAGCGGCGACTTCCTGGAGCGGACGGCCGAGCGGTTGCGCAGGCGTTGGCCCGACCTTCGGGTGGAGCCGCTCGTCGCCGACATCACGGCGCCGCTCCCGTTGGAGCCCGCCCGCGAAGGGGCGAGCCTGGTGGCCTTCCTCGGCAGCACGATCGGCAACTTCCACGCCGATCAGGCGGCGCGCCTGTTGGCGCGGGTGCGCGCGACGTTGGGCGCCGAGGATCACCTGCTGCTGGGCGTGGACCTCAAGCCCGGACCCGGGAAGACGGTCGCCGAGCTCGAAGCGGCGTACGACGACGCCCAGGGCGTCACGGCCGCGTTCAACCTCAACGTCCTCCACGTCCTGAACCGGCGCTTCGACGGAGACTTCGACGCGGCGCGCTTCGCGCACCTCGCGCTCTACGACGAGGCGCACGAGCGCGTGGAGATGCATCTGGTGGCCCAGGAGGCCCACACCGTGCGGATCGCCGGACAGGACGTACGCTTCGAGGCGGGGGAGCGGCTCCGCACCGAGATCTCGTGCAAGTACGACCGGGCGGGTATCACCGCGCTGTTCGCCCGCGCGGGGTTGGACCTGGTCCAGTGGACCACCGATGCGCACGGTCGGTTCGGCCTGGCGCTGGCCGCGCCGGCGGATTGA